The sequence below is a genomic window from Thioclava nitratireducens.
TGTTTCGATCAAGCTCAATGCTTGATCAGCATAGTTCGCCAGAATCTCGCCTTCATCGGTGAGGACCAGCCCACCGCCGTTGCGTTCGAACAACGTCTTGCCCGTCTGGGTTTCCAATTTCCTGATATGATAGCTTACTGTGCTCTGGCTGGTATTCAGAAAATTGGCAGCGTGCGTAATGTTCGAGAGCCGCGCCACGGTTTCAAACACTTGAATTGAATTGAGATTCTTAACCCTCACAGTGCTTATCCTGTGTCGATGATGTCGTTCATTTCACTTAGGGTATCGAAAAAATAGATGACGCGTAAGATTCTTTCTATTTTCCCGAACATCTCCGCGGCGGTTACAACCTGAGCACGTCATCACGTTGACGACAGGGAGGGGAGACATGGAAGGCATCGCGCTACGGGTGAGGAACTTGCACAAGTCCTTTGGAGGCGTGCATGCCATTCGGGATTTGTCCTTTGATGTTGCCCCGGGTCAGGTGGTCGGACTGATCGGTCCTAACGGCTCTGGAAAGTCGACGACAGTAAACTCACTCGCCGGTTTGTTCTTGGCGACCTCCGGTGAAATCATCCTGGACGGTGTTCCGATTCAGACTTTGCCGGAACACAGCCGGGTTGCGCTGGGTCTGGCCAGAACATTTCAAACAGCCAGCGTTTTTCCGGAATTCACGGTTCGGCAACAGGTGCGCCTTGCCAGCATTGTGACGCTCAAATCGAACCCGCTGGCTTCCATCTTCAAGTTGTCCGTCGGTCATGGCGATGATGCCGAAACAGAAGCCCGGATCGATGAAATTCTGCGCCTGACAGACCTTTATCAAATCGCAGACAAGTTGGTCTCGACGATTTCTTCCGGAGAGCAGAGATTCCTGATGATTGCGACCGCTCTCGCGGCCAATCCCAAAGTCGTGCTTCTGGACGAACCCGCAGCCGGATTGATTTCGCATGAGCGCAAAACGCTGAGCGAGATGATCAAGAAAATCCGTCGTCGGGGCGTGGCGGTGCTCGTAATCGAGCATCACATGGCGCTCATCATGGATGTCTGTGACCGGATCGTAGTTCTGAATTTCGGTTCGAAGATCGCGGAGGGCACTCCGGACGAAATCCGTAATAATCCAGCCGTCATCGACGCCTATCTCGGGGAGGCCATTTGATGCTCAACGTGCGCGGGCTCAAGGCCAGCTATGGTGCGATCGAAGTCATTCACGGGATCGATCTTGAGGTGAACCAAGGTGAATGTGTTGCGCTTATCGGTGCAAACGGGGCTGGAAAAACTTCGACTCTTCGCGCGATCTGTGGGCTGATCAAACCGACTGCCGGACAAATCACTTTCG
It includes:
- a CDS encoding ABC transporter ATP-binding protein, whose protein sequence is MEGIALRVRNLHKSFGGVHAIRDLSFDVAPGQVVGLIGPNGSGKSTTVNSLAGLFLATSGEIILDGVPIQTLPEHSRVALGLARTFQTASVFPEFTVRQQVRLASIVTLKSNPLASIFKLSVGHGDDAETEARIDEILRLTDLYQIADKLVSTISSGEQRFLMIATALAANPKVVLLDEPAAGLISHERKTLSEMIKKIRRRGVAVLVIEHHMALIMDVCDRIVVLNFGSKIAEGTPDEIRNNPAVIDAYLGEAI